A genomic segment from Anticarsia gemmatalis isolate Benzon Research Colony breed Stoneville strain chromosome 14, ilAntGemm2 primary, whole genome shotgun sequence encodes:
- the LOC142978346 gene encoding neuropeptide Y receptor type 2-like gives MNETAVNYTELYATDKNNLTASLTPTQISYENIISNKIVQAIFCVIYTIIFVLGLLGNILVCFVVIRNKAMQTVTNLFISNLALSDILLCIFAVPFTPLYTFRGNWSWGSLLCHIMPFAQGCSVYISTLTLMSIAIDRFFVIIYPFRPRMKIETCLIVIVMIWTFSITVTTPYAIFMTYYDLEIGRYCEETWPSERLRRLFGSVTSVLQFVLPFIVIAFCYTCVSFKLNDRAKAKAASKNSRKEELDKNRKRRTNQMLIAMVTIFGLSWLPLNVINLCNDYYMYAIHLKYYYLIFFMGHVIAMSSTCYNPFIYAWMNENFRKEFKQLIPCIDSSVNLRGNMQLEQMGVGPSEKTFNGNTTTDSYLGSSSQRATSFRHKRKPSAAADVEKSGVELNEDLLTVDVKHCHISTSYNLRRESVKLRLINEESFDGAPTQSQF, from the coding sequence ATGAACGAGACTGCTGTAAATTATACTGAGCTGTACGCGACGGACAAAAACAACTTAACAGCCAGTCTGACGCCCACACAAATAAGTTATGAGAACATAATCTCGAACAAGATCGTTCAAGCTATCTTCTGCGTGATCTACACCATCATATTTGTCTTAGGACTACTGGGGAACATTCTAGTATGTTTCGTCGTCATCAGGAACAAAGCGATGCAGACCGTCACCAACCTTTTCATCAGCAATTTAGCACTCTCAGACATTTTGCTTTGCATCTTCGCCGTCCCCTTCACTCCACTATACACCTTCCGCGGTAACTGGAGTTGGGGCTCCTTGCTATGCCACATAATGCCTTTCGCACAGGGATGCAGCGTATACATATCCACATTGACGCTTATGTCTATCGCAATAGATAGGTTCTTCGTAATCATTTACCCGTTCAGACCAAGAATGAAGATCGAAACTTGTTTAATCGTAATCGTCATGATTTGGACCTTTTCCATAACGGTGACAACTCCGTACGCTATCTTCATGACGTACTACGACCTAGAAATTGGGCGGTATTGTGAAGAGACGTGGCCTTCAGAGAGATTGCGACGGCTTTTCGGCTCTGTGACGTCTGTGTTGCAATTCGTATTGCCTTTCATTGTGATTGCTTTCTGTTACACGTGTGTCAGTTTCAAATTGAATGACAGGGCTAAAGCGAAAGCCGCCAGCAAAAATTCTCGCAAAGAGGAACTGGACAAAAATAGGAAGCGACGAACTAACCAGATGCTGATAGCAATGGTTACTATATTTGGTTTGTCGTGGCTACCTTTGAATGTGATAAATCTATGCAATGATTACTACATGTACGCgatacatttgaaatattactaTTTGATATTCTTTATGGGACATGTGATTGCTATGTCCTCTACATGCTACAACCCTTTCATTTACGCATGGATGAATGAGAATTTCAGGAAGGAATTCAAGCAATTGATACCGTGTATCGATTCTTCGGTGAACTTGCGAGGGAACATGCAATTAGAGCAGATGGGAGTCGGTCCGTCTGAGAAGACTTTTAACGGTAATACGACGACGGATAGTTACTTGGGCTCTAGTTCGCAACGAGCGACGTCATTCCGTCACAAAAGGAAGCCGAGCGCGGCCGCGGACGTGGAAAAAAGTGGAGTGGAATTGAATGAGGACCTACTTACCGTTGACGTAAAGCATTGCCATATTTCCACTAGCTACAACCTTCGCAGGGAGTCAGTTAAGCTGCGGCTCATCAACGAGGAGTCGTTTGACGGGGCGCCCACACAGAGTCAATTCTAA